A section of the Armigeres subalbatus isolate Guangzhou_Male unplaced genomic scaffold, GZ_Asu_2 Contig62, whole genome shotgun sequence genome encodes:
- the LOC134204481 gene encoding enoyl-CoA delta isomerase 1, mitochondrial-like — translation QGLVRCPRFDGIDNKTGYATVTMNRAPVNSLNLELMTQLVKAVDDLERSNVKGLILTSSFSKVFSAGLDIAEMINPNPDRLRAVWGILQDLWLGKLKVCLKGRMFSSQEALEKGLVDELAADKENGKKKALDYLNIFTNTSSYARTEQNCCSGIEILKT, via the exons CAAGGCCTCGTCCGATGCCCTCGTTTTGACGGAATTGATAACAAAACTGGATATGCCACAGTCACAATGAACAGAGCGCCAGTGAACAGTCTGAATCTGGAGCTCATGACCCAACTCGTTAAAGCTGTCGACGATCTGGAGCGGTCAAATGTGAAAGGATTGATTTTGACTTCG TCTTTCAGCAAGGTCTTTAGTGCCGGTTTGGACATTGCCGAAATGATCAACCCCAATCCGGACCGATTGAGAGCCGTCTGGGGAATTCTTCAGGATTTGTGG CTAGGGAAACTGAAAGTGTGTCTCAAAGGAAGAATGTTCAGCTCACAGGAAGCATTGGAG AAAGGATTGGTGGATGAGCTAGCTGCGGACAAGGAAAATGGGAAGAAAAAAGCATTGGACTACCtaaatatttttacaaatacATCATCCTATGCCAGAACGGAACAAAACTGTTGCTCAGGAATAGAGATATTGAAGACATGA